A segment of the Colletotrichum destructivum chromosome 3, complete sequence genome:
TGCTGCACGTCACCGACTTCAAGCACTACCTCTACGTCGCCGCCCCGGTGGCATTTCGACCTGAAGACTGCAATGCATTCAAAGCCTATCTCGAGTCACAGGTGGCGCAGCACCAACCATGCATCCACTCAGTTGCCTTTTTAATGAGAGAAAACATCTATGGTTTCCAAGGAAACGTCAAGAGCCCCTACTTGAAGATCACGGTCATGGACCCCAAGTTCATCAGCAGGGTCCGGACAACAATCGAGTCGGGCAATGCCAACTGGAAGGGCTTATGGAAGGGCATGGATGGCGGCGTTATGACTTTCGACAACATTCAATTTGTTCTTCGTTTCATGGTGGATTGCAAGGTGTGTTTTCCAGCCTCGCTTTTGGTGAACGAAGCTAACTGGCATCGATCAGATCTTCGGCATGTCATGGGTTGAAGCACCCGCGACTAAGTACCAAGTCATCCCCCAGCCACAGCGGCAATCCAACTGCCAAATCGAAGCCGAAATCAGCTACCTCGATCTGATTGCTCACAAGCCAGTGGGAGAGTGGTCCAAGATGGCTCCTCTGAGAATAATGTCCTTTGATATCGAGTGCGCTGGACGCAAGGGCATCTTCCCGGAAGCAACACACGACCCCGTTATTCAGATCGCCAACGTTGTAACGAGATACGGAGAGAAGAAGCCGTTTGTGCGAAATGTGTTCTGCCTGGATACCACCAGTCCCATCGTCGCGACACAGATTCTGGACTTCcaaaaggaggagaagatgcTCAGCGAGTGGCAAAAGTTCCTCATCAAGGTGGACCCAGACATCCTTATTGGATACAACATTGCCAATTTCGATTTTCCCTATCTTCTTGACCGAGCCAAACACCTCAAGGTTTCAGGATTTGAGTACTGGTCTCGTATCCCAAGCATGCCCTCCAGGGCCAAGGAGACCAACTTCTCCAGCAAGCAGATGGGCAACCGCGACAGCAAAGCCACAAACACCAACGGACGCCTCCAACTGGATCTTCTGCAGCTTGTTCAGCGCGACCATCACCTCCGTAGTTACACGCTGAACTCCGTGTGTTCGCAATTTTTGGGAGAACAGAAGGAAGACGTCCACCACACAATGATTACAGAGTTGTTCAACGGAACCCCCGAATCGCGCCGACGTCTTGCGCTATACTGCCTGAAGGACGCCTATCTGCCGCAGCGGTTGATGGACAAGCTGTCTTGCCTCGAAAACTACACAGAAATGGCCAGAGTCACTGGTATCCCCTTCAACTTTTTGTTATCCCGAGGCCAGCAGGTTAAGTTCATCAGCCAGCTCTTCCGAAAAGCTCTTGAgcagaagctcgtcatccCCAACATGAGATCTGAGGGCAGCGACGAACAGTACGAAGGTGCCACGGTCATTGAGCCGACTCGAGGATACTACGACGTGCCCATTGCAACCCTTGATTTCGCCTCCCTGTATCCCAGTATCATGCAGGCCCACAACCTCTGCTACACAACTCTGGTCAACAAGAAGGCGATCGAGAAGTTCCAGTTGAAGAAGGACGAAGACTACATTATTACGCCAAACGGCGATACCTTTGTGACTAACAAACAACGCAAAGGTCTACTGGCGCAGATTCTGGAGGAACTGTTGTCAGCCAGGAAGCAGGCCAAACGTGAACTCGCTGTGGAAACGGATCCCTTCAAGAAGGCTGTGCTGAACGGTCGACAATTGGCTTTGAAGATCAGTGCAAACTCGGTGTACGGACTCACGGGTGCAACAACTGGCAAGCTGCCCTGTCTTGAGATCGCCAGTAGTACGACAAGTTTCGGTCGACAGATGATTATgaagaccaaggaggaggtggagaaAAAGTACTGCATTGCCAACGGCTATTCCCACGATGCGCAGGTCATCTATGGCGACACTGATTCGG
Coding sequences within it:
- a CDS encoding Putative DNA-directed DNA polymerase, family B, exonuclease domain, ribonuclease H-like superfamily — protein: MPFIQSCSSQTTPPTMATVLPQKRVLGETPSTRRNIPSTPSSLKKRKVEGFSSSPAHHFGPQRNSKGLPGSSQLKSAFESEVLEKLSQDIADRKQNNTEKDQAWERPPLVDFNPARDDLTFQQIEAEEGSLHGGRATVKLFGVTEKGHSVMLHVTDFKHYLYVAAPVAFRPEDCNAFKAYLESQVAQHQPCIHSVAFLMRENIYGFQGNVKSPYLKITVMDPKFISRVRTTIESGNANWKGLWKGMDGGVMTFDNIQFVLRFMVDCKIFGMSWVEAPATKYQVIPQPQRQSNCQIEAEISYLDLIAHKPVGEWSKMAPLRIMSFDIECAGRKGIFPEATHDPVIQIANVVTRYGEKKPFVRNVFCLDTTSPIVATQILDFQKEEKMLSEWQKFLIKVDPDILIGYNIANFDFPYLLDRAKHLKVSGFEYWSRIPSMPSRAKETNFSSKQMGNRDSKATNTNGRLQLDLLQLVQRDHHLRSYTLNSVCSQFLGEQKEDVHHTMITELFNGTPESRRRLALYCLKDAYLPQRLMDKLSCLENYTEMARVTGIPFNFLLSRGQQVKFISQLFRKALEQKLVIPNMRSEGSDEQYEGATVIEPTRGYYDVPIATLDFASLYPSIMQAHNLCYTTLVNKKAIEKFQLKKDEDYIITPNGDTFVTNKQRKGLLAQILEELLSARKQAKRELAVETDPFKKAVLNGRQLALKISANSVYGLTGATTGKLPCLEIASSTTSFGRQMIMKTKEEVEKKYCIANGYSHDAQVIYGDTDSVMVKFGTKDLPEAMKLGEEAANHVSSKFVKPIKLEFEKVYYPYLLINKKRYAGLYWTKPEKYDKMDTKGIETVRRDNCLLVQTVIEKVLRMILIDQDVQGAQDYVKDTIADLLQNKVDMSKLVITKALTKDDYAAKQAHVELAQRMKKRDAGSAPGLGDRVAYVMIKGPAGSKNYEKSEDPIYVLENNVPIDTRYYLDNQLAKPLGRIFEPILGETKANSLLTGAHTRTIAVSAPTVGGLMKFAKKTQTCMGCKKPLRGKEESAGAVCSDCAPRVGELYKKTLDKVSDLEVRFGRLWTQCQRCQGSMHCEVICSSKDCPIFYMRMKAKKDLEDAGKELTRFDFDQAAIW